In Simplicispira sp. 125, one DNA window encodes the following:
- a CDS encoding efflux RND transporter permease subunit gives MNISRPFILRPVATSLLMLALLLSGLLAMRLLPVSALPEVDYPTIQITTLYPGASPDVMTATVTAPLERQFGQMQGLAQMSSTSSGGASVITLRFSLDIAMDVAEQEVQAAINAGSNLLPPDLPMPPLYSKVNPADAPIMTLAITSPSLPVIRVNDLVENRLAPRLSQVPGVGLVAVAGGRRPAVRIQVNPATLAGLGFTLDDVRTAIAAANVRQAKGGFDGPDRASSIDANDQLQSAAEYRNLVLAFRNGAPIRLADIASTVDDAENTRLAAWAGTPDMGSRAGVILNIQRQPGANVIDTVDRIQALLPQLRSTLPTSLDVQVLTDRTVTIRASVRDMQYELLLAIALVVAVIFVFLRSPSATLIPAVAVPLSLVGTLGVMYLAGFSINNLTLMALTISTGFVVDDAIVMIENIARHLEEPGAVPLTPLQAALEGSRQIGFTIISLTISLIAVLIPLLFMGDVVGRLFHEFAITMAVSIVISAVVSLTLTPMLSARLLRAPENERHGWLYHATGRFFDRTIAAYGRMLEVVLDHSVLTWVVFMATLALTVLLYFWVPKGFFPTQDTGLLQATTEADQSISFAAMAERQQAVAARILQDPAVQSVSSFIGVDGQNTTLNSGRLLINLKAHSTRDAAPVVQQRLVTATQSLAGIRLFVQPVQDLTIEDRVARTQYQLLLSSPDAATLKAATQRMQERLRALPGLSDVASDLQDKGLQAYVTIDRAQASRLGVTVAAIDTALYNAFGQRLISTIFTQSNQYRVVLEVAPRFAVGPEALAGIYVPVAGGAPVPLSAVARVQERSMPLAVNHVGQLPAATLSFNAAPGVALGDAVVQVQKALGDARASGDVSAAVDARFQGAALAFQASLSNTLLLILAAVVTMYIVLGVLYESVVHPVTILSTLPSATVGALLALKLAGAELDIVAVIGIVLLIGIVKKNAIMMIDFALDAQRERGLPARAAIVEACRLRFRPILMTTLAALFGALPMMLGGGVGSELRFPLGVTVVGGLIVSQLLTLFTTPVIYLTFEHAAERWHARRARKESGHAPA, from the coding sequence ATGAATATCTCGCGCCCCTTCATATTGCGGCCGGTGGCAACCTCGCTGCTCATGCTCGCCTTGCTGCTCAGCGGCTTGCTGGCGATGCGCCTGCTGCCGGTGTCGGCCCTGCCCGAGGTCGATTACCCGACCATCCAGATCACCACGCTTTACCCTGGCGCCAGCCCGGATGTGATGACCGCCACCGTCACTGCGCCGCTGGAGCGCCAGTTCGGTCAGATGCAGGGGCTGGCGCAAATGTCGTCCACCAGCTCGGGTGGTGCTTCGGTGATCACGCTGCGTTTTTCACTCGATATCGCCATGGACGTGGCCGAGCAGGAGGTGCAGGCGGCCATCAACGCCGGCAGCAACCTGCTGCCCCCAGATTTGCCCATGCCGCCGCTCTACAGCAAGGTCAACCCGGCGGACGCGCCCATCATGACGCTGGCGATCACATCGCCTTCGTTGCCGGTCATTCGCGTCAATGATCTGGTGGAAAACCGCCTGGCACCGCGCCTGTCGCAGGTGCCTGGTGTCGGGTTGGTGGCGGTGGCGGGCGGGCGCCGGCCTGCGGTACGCATCCAGGTCAACCCCGCCACGTTGGCGGGCCTGGGCTTCACGCTGGACGACGTGCGCACGGCCATCGCTGCTGCCAATGTGCGCCAGGCCAAGGGCGGGTTCGACGGGCCAGACCGCGCGTCGAGCATCGATGCCAACGATCAGCTCCAGTCGGCGGCTGAGTACCGCAACCTGGTGCTCGCGTTTCGCAATGGCGCGCCGATCCGCCTCGCCGATATTGCCTCCACCGTGGACGACGCCGAGAACACGCGCCTGGCGGCATGGGCTGGTACGCCGGACATGGGCAGCCGCGCCGGTGTCATCCTCAACATCCAGCGCCAGCCTGGCGCCAACGTGATCGACACGGTGGACCGCATCCAGGCGCTGCTGCCCCAGCTGCGCAGCACGCTGCCGACCTCGCTCGACGTGCAGGTGCTGACCGACCGCACCGTCACCATCCGCGCCTCGGTGCGCGACATGCAGTACGAACTGTTGCTGGCGATTGCGCTGGTAGTGGCGGTTATTTTCGTTTTCCTGCGCAGCCCCTCGGCCACGCTGATTCCCGCTGTGGCGGTGCCGTTGTCGCTGGTGGGAACGTTGGGCGTGATGTACCTGGCGGGTTTTTCCATCAACAATCTCACGCTGATGGCGCTGACCATTTCCACGGGCTTTGTGGTCGATGATGCGATTGTCATGATCGAAAATATTGCCCGGCACCTGGAGGAGCCCGGCGCCGTGCCCCTCACGCCGCTACAGGCTGCGTTGGAGGGTTCACGCCAGATCGGCTTTACCATCATCTCGTTGACGATCTCGCTGATTGCGGTGCTGATTCCGCTTCTGTTCATGGGCGACGTAGTGGGGCGGCTATTCCACGAATTTGCCATCACCATGGCCGTGTCCATCGTGATTTCCGCCGTCGTCTCGCTCACCCTCACGCCCATGCTCAGTGCCCGCCTGCTGCGCGCACCAGAAAATGAACGCCACGGATGGCTGTACCACGCCACCGGCCGTTTCTTTGACCGCACCATCGCCGCCTATGGACGCATGCTCGAAGTGGTGCTGGACCACAGTGTGTTGACCTGGGTGGTTTTCATGGCCACGCTGGCGCTCACCGTACTGCTGTATTTTTGGGTGCCCAAGGGTTTTTTCCCGACGCAGGACACGGGCCTGCTGCAGGCCACCACCGAGGCCGATCAGTCCATTTCTTTCGCCGCCATGGCCGAGCGCCAGCAGGCCGTGGCCGCGCGCATATTGCAAGACCCTGCGGTGCAAAGCGTGTCTTCGTTCATTGGAGTCGATGGCCAGAACACCACGCTCAACAGCGGCCGCCTGCTGATCAACCTGAAGGCGCACAGTACCCGCGACGCCGCCCCGGTGGTGCAGCAGCGGCTGGTGACCGCCACGCAGAGCCTTGCCGGTATCCGCTTGTTTGTGCAGCCGGTGCAGGATTTGACGATTGAAGACCGCGTTGCGCGCACCCAGTACCAGTTGCTGCTGTCGTCGCCCGACGCGGCCACGCTCAAGGCGGCCACGCAACGGATGCAAGAGCGCCTGCGCGCGTTGCCAGGGCTTTCCGATGTGGCCAGCGACCTGCAGGACAAGGGGCTGCAAGCCTATGTGACCATCGACCGTGCGCAGGCCAGCCGGCTCGGTGTCACCGTGGCGGCGATAGATACCGCGCTCTACAACGCCTTTGGCCAACGCCTGATTTCCACCATCTTTACGCAGTCCAACCAGTACCGCGTGGTGCTGGAAGTCGCGCCGCGCTTTGCCGTTGGGCCTGAGGCGCTGGCGGGTATCTATGTGCCGGTGGCCGGTGGTGCGCCGGTACCGCTCTCGGCGGTGGCGCGTGTCCAAGAGCGCAGCATGCCGCTGGCCGTGAACCATGTGGGCCAGTTGCCGGCCGCCACGCTGTCATTCAACGCTGCGCCGGGCGTAGCGCTGGGCGACGCGGTTGTCCAGGTGCAAAAGGCGCTGGGGGATGCCCGTGCCAGCGGTGATGTCAGCGCTGCGGTGGATGCCCGCTTTCAGGGGGCCGCACTGGCTTTTCAGGCGTCACTGTCCAATACGCTGCTGCTCATTCTGGCGGCGGTGGTCACGATGTACATCGTGTTGGGCGTGCTCTATGAGAGCGTGGTGCACCCGGTGACCATTCTCTCGACCTTGCCCTCGGCCACGGTGGGGGCGCTGCTGGCGCTCAAGCTGGCGGGCGCCGAGCTTGACATCGTGGCCGTGATCGGCATCGTGCTGCTCATTGGCATCGTCAAGAAGAACGCCATCATGATGATCGACTTCGCACTCGATGCGCAGCGCGAGCGCGGCCTGCCCGCCCGCGCCGCCATTGTGGAGGCTTGCCGGTTGCGCTTTCGGCCCATCCTCATGACCACGCTGGCGGCACTGTTTGGCGCGCTGCCCATGATGCTGGGTGGTGGTGTGGGCAGCGAGTTGCGCTTTCCGCTCGGGGTGACGGTGGTGGGCGGGCTGATCGTCAGCCAGCTGTTGACCTTGTTCACGACGCCGGTGATTTATCTGACGTTTGAGCATGCCGCCGAGCGTTGGCACGCGCGCCGGGCGCGTAAGGAATCGGGCCATGCACCTGCCTGA
- a CDS encoding efflux RND transporter permease subunit, whose product MSLSTPFIHRPVGTLLLTLALVLAGSVAYFQLPVAPLPQVDYPTISVSASLPGASPDTMAATVATPLERALGAIAGVTEMTSSSAQGSTRVTLQFDLSRTVDSAARDVQAAINASRTLLPSGMPSNPSYRKVNPADSPILMLALTSSTLTRGQMYDAASTVLAQKLSQVEGVGQATVSGGALPAVRVELDPVRLAASGISLEQVRNAISNTNGRRPLGGVEREDHYWQIAANDQASLAADYAPLVLRWNANGSAVLLRDVAEVTNGVQDTRNYGVANGKPAILLQIYKQPGANILDAVDRVRALLPQLKASIPAAIDVQIVSDRTPTLRASVREVQRALVMAVALVVMVVFLFLRSARAALVPSVAVPASLMGAFGVMYLAGYTLDNLSLMALTIATGFVVDDAIAVLENIARHMENGKSALQAALVGSREIAFTVLSMSISLVAVFVPIMFMGDVVGRFFREFAVVMSAAILISLVISLTTTPTLCALLLKPRAVHAPTRIGRWVDARAARGMRAYRRSLAWCLRRQPLVLLLLGGVIVLNVFLYTTIEKGFMPEQDTGRIMGFIRADQASSYQAMERRIKRFLAIVEADPAVENVTGFTGGGQRNAGAMFMTLKTDRKESSDAVITRLRGQLKDEPGARLFMVPQRDIRIGGRQSSGSYDYTLQADDVADLRTWEPRIREALAALAQLEDVNSDVQDHGEQTTLDIDRDALVRLGLTMAQVDATLNDAFGQRQVGVIYNPLNQYRVVMEAAPRFLQDPKVLDGFFFISKTGQRVPLSAFAKLRSTVTPLSVSHEGGSPASTISFGLAQGMSLSDATSAIEQAVASLGVPVSVRGSFGGNAGAFQKTLANQPLLILAALATIYLVLGMLYESLVHPLTILSTLPSAGVGALLALMLFKTEFSLIALIGVFLLIGIVKKNAILMIDFALARQRGGHASAAQAIYRAAGLRLRPILMTTMAAIFGALPLALGRGDGAELRQPLGIAVVGGLLVSQLLTLYTTPVVYLVFERLRQRVQMRRLPRPRAPVPRLETL is encoded by the coding sequence ATGAGCCTCTCCACCCCCTTCATCCACCGCCCGGTAGGCACCCTGCTGCTGACGTTGGCGTTGGTCCTGGCAGGCAGCGTGGCGTACTTTCAGCTGCCGGTGGCGCCGCTGCCGCAGGTCGATTACCCCACCATTTCCGTATCTGCCAGCTTGCCCGGCGCCAGCCCCGACACCATGGCCGCCACCGTGGCCACGCCGCTGGAACGCGCATTGGGCGCCATTGCCGGGGTGACGGAGATGACGTCAAGCTCGGCCCAGGGCAGCACGCGCGTCACGCTGCAATTCGACCTGAGCCGCACCGTCGACAGCGCGGCGCGTGATGTGCAGGCGGCGATCAATGCCTCGCGCACGCTGCTGCCCAGCGGCATGCCCAGCAACCCGAGCTACCGCAAGGTGAACCCGGCGGATTCCCCCATCCTGATGCTGGCGTTGACCTCGTCCACGCTCACCCGGGGCCAGATGTATGACGCGGCCTCGACCGTGCTGGCGCAAAAGCTCTCGCAGGTGGAGGGCGTGGGCCAGGCCACGGTCAGCGGGGGCGCGCTGCCGGCCGTGCGCGTCGAGCTTGACCCGGTGCGTCTGGCGGCCAGCGGCATTTCTCTGGAGCAGGTGCGCAACGCCATCAGCAACACCAATGGCCGCAGGCCGCTGGGGGGCGTAGAGCGCGAAGACCACTACTGGCAGATTGCTGCCAACGACCAGGCGAGCCTTGCTGCCGACTACGCGCCATTGGTGCTGCGCTGGAACGCCAATGGCAGCGCGGTGCTGCTGCGCGATGTGGCCGAGGTGACCAACGGCGTGCAGGACACGCGCAACTATGGCGTGGCCAATGGCAAACCGGCCATCCTGCTGCAGATCTACAAACAGCCGGGTGCCAACATTCTCGATGCCGTGGACCGCGTGCGGGCCTTGTTGCCGCAGCTCAAAGCCTCCATCCCGGCAGCGATCGACGTGCAGATCGTCTCGGACCGCACGCCCACGCTGCGCGCCTCGGTGCGCGAGGTGCAGCGCGCGCTGGTCATGGCGGTGGCGCTAGTGGTGATGGTGGTTTTCTTGTTTTTGCGCAGTGCCCGCGCCGCGCTGGTGCCCAGCGTGGCCGTTCCGGCATCGCTCATGGGTGCGTTTGGCGTGATGTACCTGGCCGGCTATACGCTGGACAACCTCTCGCTCATGGCGCTCACCATTGCCACGGGTTTTGTCGTGGACGATGCCATTGCGGTGCTGGAGAACATTGCCCGCCACATGGAGAACGGCAAGAGCGCACTGCAGGCGGCATTGGTGGGTTCGCGCGAGATTGCCTTCACGGTGCTCTCGATGAGCATTTCGCTGGTGGCCGTGTTCGTGCCCATCATGTTCATGGGCGATGTGGTGGGGCGGTTCTTTCGGGAGTTTGCCGTCGTCATGTCGGCAGCCATCCTGATCTCGCTGGTTATCTCGCTCACCACTACGCCCACGCTCTGCGCGCTGTTGCTCAAACCCCGCGCGGTGCACGCTCCTACGCGCATCGGTCGCTGGGTGGACGCCCGGGCTGCGCGCGGCATGCGCGCCTATCGCCGCAGCCTTGCGTGGTGCCTGCGCCGCCAGCCGCTGGTGCTGCTGCTCTTGGGCGGTGTCATCGTGCTCAATGTGTTTCTCTACACCACCATCGAAAAGGGCTTCATGCCCGAGCAGGATACGGGCCGCATCATGGGCTTCATTCGCGCCGACCAAGCCAGTTCCTACCAGGCGATGGAGCGGCGTATCAAGCGTTTTCTGGCCATTGTGGAGGCCGACCCCGCGGTCGAAAATGTGACGGGTTTTACCGGCGGCGGCCAGCGCAACGCGGGCGCCATGTTCATGACGCTCAAGACCGATCGAAAAGAGTCTTCCGACGCCGTGATCACGCGCCTGCGCGGCCAGCTCAAGGACGAGCCCGGTGCGCGATTGTTCATGGTGCCCCAGCGTGACATTCGCATCGGCGGGCGCCAAAGCAGCGGCTCTTATGACTATACGCTGCAGGCCGACGACGTGGCCGACCTGCGCACCTGGGAGCCACGCATCCGCGAAGCCTTGGCGGCGCTGGCGCAGCTCGAAGACGTCAACAGCGATGTGCAGGACCACGGCGAGCAGACGACGCTGGACATCGACCGCGATGCTCTCGTGCGCCTGGGCCTCACGATGGCGCAGGTGGACGCCACGTTGAACGACGCATTCGGCCAGCGCCAGGTGGGCGTGATCTACAACCCGCTGAACCAGTACCGCGTGGTGATGGAGGCGGCGCCGCGTTTTCTGCAAGACCCCAAAGTGCTGGACGGTTTCTTCTTTATCTCAAAAACCGGCCAGCGCGTGCCGCTCTCGGCCTTTGCCAAGCTGCGCAGCACCGTCACGCCGCTGTCCGTGAGCCACGAAGGCGGCTCCCCGGCGAGCACCATCAGCTTTGGCTTGGCGCAAGGCATGTCGCTGTCGGATGCCACCAGTGCCATCGAGCAGGCGGTGGCCAGCCTGGGCGTACCGGTGTCGGTGCGTGGCAGTTTTGGCGGTAACGCGGGCGCCTTTCAAAAGACGCTGGCCAACCAGCCGCTGCTCATTCTCGCGGCGCTCGCCACCATTTACCTGGTGCTGGGCATGCTGTACGAGAGCCTGGTGCACCCGCTGACCATCCTCTCGACCCTGCCTTCGGCGGGTGTTGGCGCGTTGCTGGCGCTGATGCTGTTTAAAACCGAGTTTTCGCTCATCGCGCTCATTGGCGTCTTCTTGCTGATCGGTATCGTCAAGAAAAATGCCATTCTCATGATCGACTTTGCCCTGGCACGCCAGCGCGGTGGCCATGCCAGTGCGGCCCAGGCCATTTACCGCGCGGCCGGGCTGCGCCTGCGCCCCATCCTCATGACCACCATGGCCGCCATTTTTGGCGCGCTGCCGCTGGCGCTGGGGCGGGGCGACGGTGCCGAGCTGCGCCAGCCGCTGGGCATTGCCGTGGTGGGGGGGCTGCTGGTGAGCCAGTTGCTCACGCTCTACACCACGCCCGTGGTGTACCTGGTGTTTGAGCGCCTGCGCCAGCGTGTGCAGATGCGGCGCTTGCCGCGACCGCGGGCTCCCGTGCCCCGTCTGGAGACTCTCTGA
- a CDS encoding efflux transporter outer membrane subunit: MAVLPLWSEFLSLRCVPGALPAALALAGLLAGCAAPVQHALPDAPVPAAWKEGAAAQPGFWHPATPGEGVQADWWMRYGDPALNALQDRAQSGNPGLAQSAARLRAAQAAVGGARAPLLPQLGISASSQRAQATPGAGPVNSQSLGVSASWEIDLWGRVAGMVDAAQANAQASSADLAAALLSLQALVAQSYFALRTAEAQQQMLQATLAAYDESRTLTRNRVQAGVASPSDADQAESQYQSTRAQWLEAQATRVQWEHALAALLGEAASTFSLEPTAQLPVPPAVPLALPAELLQRRPDIAAAQLNVAAANAQLGVARSAFFPALTLSASAGYRASSFASLISAPNLVWSLGPQLALALFDNGARTAAVEGAMANVDLAAAIYRGVVITALQEVEDALSTGAFVQQQAQAQQLAVAAAQRALAVAQNQYRAGIVGYLNVLSAQASLLAGQRSLIELQRQQLVAVNTLLKNLGGGWTDAP, translated from the coding sequence ATGGCTGTCCTGCCCCTGTGGTCTGAATTTTTATCATTGCGGTGTGTGCCGGGCGCACTCCCGGCTGCGCTGGCGCTCGCAGGCCTGCTTGCGGGTTGCGCCGCGCCCGTGCAGCACGCGCTGCCCGACGCGCCGGTGCCCGCCGCATGGAAAGAGGGTGCCGCCGCGCAGCCCGGCTTCTGGCACCCGGCAACGCCGGGGGAGGGCGTGCAGGCCGACTGGTGGATGCGCTATGGCGACCCGGCGCTGAATGCGCTGCAAGACAGGGCGCAGAGCGGCAACCCGGGCCTGGCGCAAAGTGCAGCGCGCCTGCGGGCGGCACAGGCGGCGGTGGGCGGTGCGCGTGCACCGCTGCTCCCTCAGCTGGGCATTTCGGCCAGCAGCCAGCGTGCACAGGCGACACCGGGTGCAGGCCCGGTCAACAGCCAGTCGCTGGGTGTTTCCGCCAGTTGGGAAATCGACCTGTGGGGGCGCGTGGCAGGAATGGTCGATGCGGCCCAGGCCAACGCCCAGGCCAGCAGCGCCGACCTGGCAGCGGCCCTCTTGTCGCTGCAGGCGCTGGTGGCACAAAGCTACTTCGCACTGCGTACCGCCGAAGCGCAGCAGCAAATGTTGCAAGCCACCCTTGCCGCCTACGACGAAAGCCGCACGCTCACGCGCAACCGCGTGCAGGCCGGGGTGGCGTCGCCGTCCGACGCCGACCAGGCAGAGTCCCAGTACCAGAGCACGCGCGCCCAATGGCTGGAGGCGCAGGCCACCCGCGTCCAGTGGGAGCACGCCCTGGCCGCGCTGCTGGGTGAGGCAGCTTCCACTTTTTCTTTGGAGCCCACGGCGCAACTGCCAGTACCGCCCGCCGTTCCGCTGGCGCTGCCCGCAGAACTGCTGCAGCGCCGCCCTGATATCGCAGCCGCTCAACTGAACGTGGCGGCTGCCAATGCCCAGCTGGGTGTGGCGCGCAGCGCCTTCTTCCCGGCCCTTACGCTCTCGGCCAGCGCGGGTTACCGTGCCAGCAGCTTCGCGTCGCTCATTTCGGCGCCGAACCTGGTGTGGTCGCTGGGGCCACAGTTGGCACTGGCGTTGTTCGACAACGGCGCACGCACAGCGGCCGTGGAGGGCGCGATGGCCAATGTGGACCTGGCTGCGGCCATTTACCGGGGTGTGGTCATCACCGCCTTGCAGGAGGTGGAAGATGCATTGAGCACCGGTGCCTTCGTGCAGCAGCAGGCGCAGGCGCAGCAGCTTGCCGTGGCGGCTGCGCAGCGTGCGCTTGCCGTGGCGCAAAACCAGTACCGGGCCGGTATCGTCGGCTACCTCAATGTGCTTTCCGCCCAGGCGAGTTTGCTGGCGGGTCAGCGCAGTCTGATCGAGCTGCAACGCCAGCAGCTGGTGGCGGTGAATACCTTGCTGAAGAATCTGGGCGGCGGCTGGACCGATGCCCCTTGA
- the gltS gene encoding sodium/glutamate symporter produces MVTIPLDIAQTVGLSAVLLVLGEFIKKHASILARYFIPGPIIGGVLFSVLTLVGHQTGSFEFIFNDSIRAFLLLVFFTTIGFSASFELLKKGGVGVALFLGAAVVLVLIQNTVGVAMASSMGVHPLIGLAAGSISLTGGHGTSAAFGPLLEQAGAVGALPAAIAAATYGLVAGCLIGGPVGTLLMRRNKLQPTVAATSASASPLIKDTGEADSHDTVMYATILLALSIGAGTLLVNWLKDLGVTLPAYLGPMLVAALMRNVIDWRDWHLPLRQFEVVGNVSLAFFLAMALMSMKLWELAQVAGPLLAILLVQTVVMFAYAYFVTFRVMGSDYDAAVIAAGHCGFGMGATPNAMANMQAFAAANGPSIKAFFVIPLVGSLFIDFFNAVIITGYMNYLR; encoded by the coding sequence ATGGTCACCATCCCGCTCGACATCGCCCAGACCGTAGGGCTTTCTGCCGTATTGCTCGTGCTCGGTGAATTCATCAAAAAGCACGCCAGCATCCTGGCGCGCTACTTCATCCCCGGACCGATCATTGGGGGCGTGCTGTTTTCGGTGCTGACGCTCGTCGGCCACCAAACCGGCAGTTTCGAGTTCATCTTCAACGACAGCATCCGCGCCTTCTTGCTGCTGGTGTTTTTCACCACCATTGGGTTTTCTGCCAGTTTCGAGCTGCTGAAAAAAGGCGGCGTAGGCGTAGCGCTGTTTCTGGGCGCTGCGGTGGTGCTGGTGCTGATCCAGAACACCGTCGGCGTGGCCATGGCGAGCAGCATGGGCGTGCACCCGCTCATCGGCCTGGCCGCAGGTTCTATCTCGCTGACCGGTGGGCATGGCACTTCGGCGGCTTTCGGCCCGCTGCTGGAACAGGCCGGCGCTGTGGGCGCGCTGCCGGCCGCCATTGCCGCCGCCACCTACGGGCTGGTGGCCGGCTGCCTGATCGGTGGGCCGGTGGGCACGCTGCTGATGCGGCGCAACAAGCTGCAGCCGACCGTGGCGGCAACATCTGCAAGCGCTTCACCGCTGATCAAGGACACCGGCGAAGCCGATTCGCACGATACCGTGATGTACGCCACCATTTTGCTGGCACTGTCGATTGGCGCCGGCACCCTCCTGGTCAACTGGCTCAAGGACCTGGGCGTCACGCTGCCCGCCTACCTCGGCCCCATGCTGGTGGCCGCACTGATGCGCAACGTGATCGACTGGCGCGACTGGCACCTGCCGCTGCGCCAGTTCGAAGTGGTGGGCAACGTTTCGCTGGCATTCTTCCTGGCCATGGCACTGATGTCGATGAAGCTGTGGGAGTTGGCCCAGGTGGCTGGCCCGCTGCTGGCCATCCTGCTGGTGCAGACGGTGGTGATGTTTGCGTATGCCTACTTTGTCACCTTCCGCGTCATGGGCAGTGACTACGACGCTGCAGTGATTGCCGCCGGTCATTGCGGCTTCGGCATGGGCGCCACGCCCAACGCCATGGCCAACATGCAGGCCTTTGCGGCAGCCAACGGGCCGTCCATCAAGGCGTTTTTCGTCATTCCGCTGGTGGGCTCCCTGTTCATCGACTTTTTCAACGCCGTGATCATCACCGGCTACATGAACTACCTGCGCTGA
- a CDS encoding IS1595 family transposase → MSMNAIQFQRGLSLPQFQALYGCEEQCERALVAARWPHGWQCAHCGCKRFFLTRNGIGRQLWECFICGYQSSSIVGTVMEHTHLPLRLWFLAMYLLTQHKNAISALALKRQLGVSYKTAWLLKHKLMQAMGQRDARYLLSGRVEIDDAYLGGERAGSINGGRKAANKSAFVAAVQTSENGRPLYLRLVPVADFTNQEMAQWAQRYLAPGCHVVSDGTPAFAQVRQVGAIHEPHVTGGGRQGAQTPQLHWVNTLLGNLKTSVAGTYHSFDHAKYAARYLAEFCYRFNRRFDLPAMLPRLLRALVTTRPLPLKMLRVSEVRS, encoded by the coding sequence ATGTCAATGAATGCCATCCAGTTCCAGCGCGGCCTGTCGCTGCCCCAGTTCCAAGCTCTCTACGGCTGTGAAGAACAGTGCGAGCGCGCCTTGGTGGCCGCCCGCTGGCCCCACGGCTGGCAGTGTGCCCACTGCGGCTGCAAGCGCTTCTTTCTCACCCGCAATGGCATCGGCCGCCAGCTGTGGGAGTGCTTTATCTGCGGCTACCAGAGTTCGAGCATCGTGGGCACCGTGATGGAGCACACCCATCTGCCCCTGCGGCTGTGGTTCCTGGCCATGTATTTGCTCACCCAGCACAAGAACGCCATCAGCGCCCTGGCGCTCAAGCGCCAGTTGGGTGTGTCCTACAAGACAGCGTGGCTGCTCAAACACAAGCTGATGCAGGCCATGGGCCAGCGCGATGCGCGCTATCTGCTGAGCGGGCGTGTGGAGATCGATGATGCCTACCTTGGGGGCGAGCGCGCAGGCAGTATCAACGGTGGACGCAAGGCGGCCAACAAATCCGCCTTTGTAGCTGCCGTACAGACCAGCGAGAACGGCAGGCCGCTGTACCTGCGCTTGGTGCCAGTGGCGGACTTCACGAATCAGGAGATGGCGCAGTGGGCGCAGCGCTATCTGGCGCCCGGCTGTCATGTGGTCAGCGATGGCACACCTGCCTTTGCCCAGGTGCGCCAGGTGGGCGCTATTCATGAGCCCCACGTCACGGGAGGTGGCCGCCAGGGGGCGCAGACGCCCCAGCTGCACTGGGTCAACACCCTGCTGGGCAATCTCAAGACCAGTGTGGCGGGAACGTACCACTCGTTTGATCATGCCAAATATGCTGCACGCTACCTGGCGGAGTTCTGCTACCGCTTCAACCGCCGCTTTGACCTGCCCGCCATGCTGCCAAGGCTGCTGCGGGCGCTAGTAACCACAAGGCCTCTTCCATTGAAAATGTTGCGGGTGTCTGAGGTACGTAGCTAA